The following coding sequences lie in one Bacillota bacterium genomic window:
- a CDS encoding ketoacyl-ACP synthase III, with protein sequence MVFSGRCNLYTAAITGTGAYLPTRIMTNNELESVVDTTDEWIVSRTGIKERRLAAPNEATSDLAYHAAMKALESAGLAGADIDAIIVATVTPDMLFPSTACLLQSRLKATKAVAFDLSAACTGFVYGLELARHAIYAGTWRHVLVVGGETLSRIVDWQDRNTCVLFGDGAGAAVVSRGEDGTHLGTPLMRARILGVHLGSDGSQGDVLTMPAGGSRTPATVESVLARQHFVHMNGQEVYKFAVRIVGEAAGDLLAKLGLGFGDIDYFIPHQANLRIIEGFTKRLKLAPEKVLINVEKYGNISSGSIPIALHEFAPTFKTGQKIMLIGFGGGLTWGACLLEW encoded by the coding sequence CTACACGCATTATGACGAACAATGAACTGGAAAGTGTCGTCGATACTACAGACGAATGGATTGTCTCCCGCACAGGGATCAAAGAGAGGCGTCTCGCCGCACCAAATGAGGCGACATCAGATTTAGCATATCACGCGGCGATGAAGGCTCTAGAGAGTGCAGGCTTAGCCGGTGCGGACATCGACGCCATTATCGTGGCCACGGTAACGCCGGACATGCTCTTCCCTTCAACAGCCTGTCTTCTGCAATCTCGTCTCAAGGCGACGAAAGCGGTAGCCTTTGACCTCAGCGCCGCCTGCACGGGCTTTGTCTATGGTTTAGAGCTCGCTCGCCATGCCATCTATGCGGGAACTTGGCGACATGTACTAGTTGTGGGCGGAGAGACCCTCTCGCGCATTGTCGATTGGCAGGACCGCAATACCTGCGTGCTTTTCGGCGATGGTGCGGGGGCCGCAGTCGTCAGCCGTGGTGAAGATGGCACTCATCTGGGCACGCCACTAATGCGGGCCCGCATCCTTGGAGTGCACCTTGGTTCCGATGGTTCACAGGGCGATGTTCTAACTATGCCCGCAGGGGGGTCGCGAACCCCGGCCACAGTCGAATCCGTACTAGCTAGGCAGCACTTTGTGCATATGAATGGTCAGGAAGTATATAAGTTCGCCGTGCGCATTGTCGGTGAGGCCGCGGGAGACCTTCTTGCCAAACTCGGATTAGGCTTTGGGGATATCGACTACTTCATCCCTCATCAGGCCAACCTACGGATTATCGAAGGTTTTACCAAGCGCCTGAAACTTGCTCCCGAGAAGGTACTTATCAATGTCGAGAAATATGGCAATATCTCCTCGGGCTCAATACCAATTGCCCTTCATGAATTTGCGCCAACTTTTAAAACAGGGCAGAAAATTATGCTGATTGGGTTTGGTGGCGGTTTGACTTGGGGAGCATGTTTGCTGGAATGGTAG